A portion of the Achromobacter sp. MFA1 R4 genome contains these proteins:
- a CDS encoding 2-keto-4-pentenoate hydratase: protein MQIGFEDYPGSIEAARILIAARLAGIAGPRLPAHCRPQSLSQAIAVQRCTAELLRETRQDGIAAWKSALPSPEKTVVAPIYASGTADAAAGPVPARTDVVRIEPEIAFQIARDLPPRDTPYTEAEIDAAVGSARLALEILGCRYASPEHASLPELLADHMFNQGLVLGPRIASPDAAPGSMTITLTVDGAEVEQHAGIHPNDHPKAGLYWLANFLREQGLGLAAGQHVITGSYAGFLDVPAHRDIELAYGDLGVLRVRFSSQDGASGPVSPAS, encoded by the coding sequence ATGCAGATCGGATTCGAAGACTATCCCGGCAGCATCGAAGCCGCCCGTATCCTGATCGCGGCGCGCCTGGCCGGCATTGCCGGTCCGCGCTTGCCCGCGCACTGCCGGCCGCAATCGCTGAGCCAGGCCATTGCCGTACAGCGGTGCACCGCCGAACTGCTGCGCGAAACCCGGCAGGACGGCATCGCCGCCTGGAAGAGCGCCCTGCCTTCCCCGGAAAAGACCGTCGTGGCGCCCATCTACGCGTCGGGCACCGCGGATGCCGCCGCCGGACCGGTCCCCGCCCGCACCGACGTCGTGCGCATCGAGCCCGAAATCGCCTTCCAGATCGCCCGCGACCTCCCGCCGCGCGACACGCCCTACACCGAAGCCGAGATCGACGCCGCCGTCGGCAGCGCCCGACTCGCGCTGGAAATCCTGGGTTGCCGCTATGCGTCTCCAGAACATGCCAGCCTGCCCGAACTGCTGGCGGATCACATGTTCAACCAGGGACTGGTGCTGGGTCCCCGGATCGCATCGCCGGACGCGGCGCCGGGCAGCATGACCATCACGCTGACGGTCGATGGCGCCGAAGTCGAACAACACGCGGGCATCCATCCGAACGACCACCCCAAGGCCGGGCTGTACTGGCTGGCCAACTTCCTGCGCGAGCAGGGCCTGGGCCTGGCGGCCGGGCAGCACGTCATCACCGGCTCTTATGCCGGTTTCCTGGACGTGCCCGCCCACCGGGACATCGAACTGGCCTATGGCGATCTGGGCGTGCTGCGGGTGCGCTTCAGCAGCCAGGACGGCGCCAGCGGCCCGGTGTCTCCGGCCAGTTGA
- a CDS encoding LysR family transcriptional regulator, whose product MDWDNARIFLAIYRVGTLRGAAAVLQIDQATAGRRLAALEASLDARLFLRTPGGYVPTAAGELAFAAAERMELAADQLQRQMQGLDHRLSGAVRVASSETVARYFLMEAIRRVHAEHPDIRMVLSTGIQISNLTRREADLAIRNVKPDNPDLIHRHLARKEVGLYASRAYLDAHGEPKPGTAFAGHTLVAYQQAVLPGWSDSLCGEPTRNGRIGIEVNSGLMIIDAVVAGLGIGELPTHMAPDYPDLVRIWPSRSESYDLWLVMHGDLNRTARVRAVADAIVQVFEESE is encoded by the coding sequence ATGGATTGGGACAACGCCAGGATCTTCCTGGCGATTTACCGGGTGGGGACGCTGCGCGGCGCGGCGGCGGTGCTGCAGATCGACCAGGCCACCGCGGGCAGGCGCCTGGCGGCGCTGGAGGCCTCGCTGGACGCGCGCCTGTTCCTGCGCACGCCCGGCGGCTACGTGCCCACTGCGGCGGGGGAGCTGGCCTTCGCCGCGGCCGAGCGCATGGAGCTGGCGGCCGATCAGCTCCAGCGCCAGATGCAGGGGCTGGACCACCGCCTGTCGGGCGCCGTGCGCGTCGCGTCCTCCGAAACGGTGGCCCGGTACTTCCTCATGGAGGCCATCCGTCGGGTCCATGCCGAGCATCCCGACATCCGGATGGTGCTGTCCACCGGCATCCAGATCAGCAACCTGACGCGCCGCGAAGCGGACCTGGCGATCCGCAACGTCAAGCCCGACAATCCGGACCTCATCCATCGCCACCTGGCGCGCAAGGAGGTCGGGCTGTATGCATCGCGCGCCTACCTGGATGCGCACGGCGAGCCCAAGCCCGGCACGGCGTTCGCCGGGCATACCCTGGTCGCCTATCAGCAGGCGGTGCTGCCGGGCTGGTCTGACTCGCTGTGCGGCGAGCCGACCCGCAATGGCCGCATCGGCATCGAGGTCAATTCCGGGTTGATGATCATCGACGCCGTGGTGGCGGGGCTGGGCATCGGCGAACTGCCTACCCACATGGCGCCGGACTATCCCGACCTGGTGCGCATCTGGCCGAGCCGCAGCGAAAGCTACGACCTGTGGCTGGTGATGCACGGCGACCTGAATCGCACAGCGCGGGTGCGAGCGGTAGCCGACGCGATCGTCCAGGTGTTCGAGGAAAGCGAATAG
- the lptE gene encoding LPS assembly lipoprotein LptE — translation MYFAGQQTQLSRQTWLLRGACLALFMLLSACGFALRGVTPMPFDRMYVGIPDTTQFGADVRRALRAASPNTKLVDSPKEAQAIFQQVNDSRTLREVSLNAQGRVESYELGINYTFRLIDAQGRVLVPDTTLSIFREMPYDDQVVQAKQGQIDTLFKAMQRDLVSRVLRRITAPDVHKAFEAAQAGEDTGETPLFNPNEPQPQRVPTPWQTPSVTDPTNVR, via the coding sequence ATGTACTTCGCCGGGCAACAAACGCAACTTTCCCGCCAAACCTGGCTGCTGCGCGGCGCCTGCCTGGCGCTGTTCATGCTGCTCTCGGCCTGCGGCTTCGCGCTGCGGGGCGTGACCCCGATGCCGTTCGACCGGATGTACGTGGGCATTCCCGACACGACCCAGTTCGGCGCGGACGTGCGCCGCGCCCTGCGCGCGGCCTCGCCCAACACCAAGCTGGTGGACTCGCCCAAGGAAGCGCAGGCGATCTTCCAGCAGGTGAACGACTCGCGCACCCTGCGCGAGGTTTCGCTCAACGCCCAGGGCCGCGTCGAATCCTACGAACTCGGCATCAACTACACGTTCCGCCTGATCGACGCCCAGGGCCGCGTGCTGGTGCCCGACACCACGCTGTCGATCTTCCGCGAAATGCCGTACGACGACCAGGTGGTGCAGGCCAAGCAGGGCCAGATCGACACCCTGTTCAAGGCCATGCAGCGCGATCTGGTGTCGCGCGTGCTGCGCCGTATCACGGCGCCGGACGTGCACAAGGCGTTCGAAGCCGCGCAGGCCGGCGAAGACACCGGCGAAACCCCGCTCTTCAACCCGAACGAGCCGCAGCCGCAGCGTGTGCCCACGCCGTGGCAGACGCCGTCCGTCACCGATCCGACCAACGTGCGCTAG
- the holA gene encoding DNA polymerase III subunit delta, which yields MAQPLDADRLAEHLQRPGNRLAPLYTVSGDEPLLVTEAVDALRAAARNAGYTERLSMVMDARSDWSAVIAATQSVSLFGDRRILEIKIPTGKPGKSGADTLAKLAEQAEKQPDADTLVLISLPRLDKATRESRWMQALTRAGMTVDIASIERARLPAWVGMRLARQNQRADSATLQWMADKVEGNLLAAHQEIQKLGLLYPEGQLAPEDVERAVLNVARYDVFGLRDAMLAGDIGRTIRMIDGLRAEGEALPLVLWAVGEEIRLLARVAEARALGQDANGLMRRLRIFGAHERLALQALNRVQPGVWPAAVQHAHEVDRLIKGLSVPGRLSDPWEEMTRLALRVAAAGGRP from the coding sequence ATGGCACAGCCCCTGGACGCGGATCGGCTGGCCGAACACCTGCAGCGGCCCGGCAACCGGCTGGCGCCGCTGTATACGGTCTCCGGCGACGAGCCGCTGCTGGTGACCGAGGCGGTGGACGCGCTGCGCGCCGCCGCGCGCAACGCGGGCTACACCGAGCGCCTGTCCATGGTGATGGACGCGCGCAGCGACTGGAGCGCCGTCATCGCCGCCACGCAGAGCGTGTCGCTCTTCGGCGACCGCCGCATCCTCGAAATCAAGATCCCCACCGGCAAGCCTGGCAAGTCCGGCGCCGACACCCTGGCCAAGCTGGCCGAACAGGCCGAAAAGCAGCCGGACGCCGACACCCTGGTGCTGATCTCCCTGCCCCGGCTGGACAAGGCCACGCGGGAAAGCCGCTGGATGCAGGCGCTGACCCGCGCCGGCATGACGGTCGACATCGCCAGCATCGAACGCGCGCGCCTGCCCGCCTGGGTCGGCATGCGGCTGGCGCGCCAGAACCAGCGCGCCGACAGCGCCACCCTGCAATGGATGGCCGACAAGGTCGAAGGCAACCTGCTCGCCGCCCACCAGGAAATCCAGAAGCTGGGCCTGCTCTACCCCGAAGGCCAGCTTGCGCCCGAGGACGTGGAGCGCGCCGTGCTGAACGTCGCGCGCTACGACGTCTTCGGCCTGCGCGACGCCATGCTGGCCGGCGACATCGGCCGCACCATCCGCATGATCGACGGCCTGCGCGCCGAAGGCGAGGCGCTGCCGCTGGTGCTGTGGGCGGTCGGCGAAGAAATCCGCCTGCTCGCGCGCGTCGCCGAGGCTCGGGCGCTGGGCCAGGACGCCAACGGACTGATGCGGCGCCTGCGCATCTTCGGCGCCCACGAGCGCCTGGCGCTGCAGGCCCTGAACCGGGTCCAGCCCGGCGTCTGGCCCGCCGCCGTGCAGCATGCCCACGAAGTCGACCGGCTGATCAAGGGCCTGTCGGTTCCCGGGCGCCTCTCCGACCCCTGGGAAGAAATGACCCGCCTGGCGCTGCGCGTGGCCGCCGCCGGCGGACGACCGTGA
- a CDS encoding glutamate-5-semialdehyde dehydrogenase — protein MIDAAMSSSSIEQAMLTLGENARRASRAMMRADSAAKNQALLAMADALAASHDELKAANERDVAAARANGLEPALLDRLTLSDKTLAHMAEGLRQIAALPDPIGSITATTVRPNGMRVAQMRVPLGVIGIIYESRPNVTIDAAALCLKSGNAAILRGGSEALHSNVALGRIVQTGLAAAGLPQDAVQVVATTDRAAVGKLITMTEHIDVIVPRGGKGLIARLSQEARVPLIKHLDGNCHIYIDAAADPDKAHAIALNAKTYRYGICGAMETLLIDAVAAVSILPSLAAAFAEHGVELRGCPRTLALLPHAKAATEEDWATEYLAPILAVRIVDTLDDAIEHIARYGSGHTDAIVTQDLTAAQRFQREVDSSSVYVNLPTCFADGFEYGLGAEIGISTNRLHARGPVGLEGLTTLKWVLTGEGQTRG, from the coding sequence ATGATCGACGCCGCCATGTCCTCGTCCTCCATCGAACAAGCCATGCTCACCCTGGGCGAAAACGCCCGCCGCGCCTCGCGCGCCATGATGCGCGCCGACAGCGCGGCCAAGAACCAGGCGCTGCTCGCCATGGCCGACGCCCTGGCCGCCAGCCACGACGAATTGAAGGCCGCCAATGAACGCGACGTCGCCGCCGCGCGCGCCAACGGCCTGGAGCCGGCCCTGCTCGACCGGCTGACGCTGTCGGACAAGACGCTGGCGCACATGGCCGAAGGCCTGCGCCAGATCGCCGCCCTGCCCGATCCCATCGGCAGCATCACCGCCACCACGGTGCGGCCCAATGGCATGCGCGTCGCCCAGATGCGCGTCCCGCTGGGCGTGATCGGCATCATTTATGAATCCCGCCCCAACGTCACGATCGACGCCGCGGCCCTGTGCCTGAAGTCCGGCAACGCCGCCATCCTGCGCGGCGGCAGCGAAGCGCTGCATTCCAACGTGGCGCTGGGCCGCATCGTGCAGACTGGCCTGGCCGCTGCCGGCCTGCCGCAGGACGCGGTGCAGGTCGTCGCCACCACCGACCGCGCCGCGGTCGGCAAGCTCATCACCATGACCGAGCACATCGACGTGATCGTGCCGCGCGGCGGCAAGGGCCTCATCGCCCGCCTGTCGCAAGAGGCGCGCGTGCCGCTCATCAAGCACCTGGACGGCAACTGCCACATCTACATCGACGCGGCCGCGGACCCGGACAAGGCCCATGCCATCGCGCTGAACGCCAAGACCTACCGCTACGGCATCTGCGGCGCCATGGAAACCCTGCTGATCGACGCGGTGGCGGCGGTGTCCATCCTGCCCAGCCTGGCCGCCGCCTTCGCCGAGCACGGCGTGGAACTGCGCGGCTGCCCGCGCACGCTGGCGCTGCTGCCGCACGCCAAGGCCGCCACCGAAGAAGACTGGGCCACCGAATACCTGGCGCCTATCCTGGCCGTGCGGATCGTCGACACGCTGGATGACGCCATCGAACACATCGCGCGCTACGGCTCCGGCCATACCGACGCCATCGTGACGCAGGACCTGACGGCGGCCCAGCGCTTCCAGCGCGAAGTCGACTCCAGCTCGGTCTACGTCAACCTGCCCACCTGCTTTGCGGACGGCTTCGAATACGGCCTGGGCGCCGAGATCGGCATCTCCACGAACCGCCTGCATGCGCGCGGCCCGGTCGGCCTGGAAGGCCTGACCACGCTCAAGTGGGTCTTGACCGGCGAAGGCCAGACCCGCGGCTGA
- the leuS gene encoding leucine--tRNA ligase has protein sequence MQERYLPTTVEAAAQQDWQARDVYLVQEHAKNADGSEKPKFYACSMLPYPSGKLHMGHVRNYTINDMMARQLRMRGYNVLMPMGWDAFGMPAENAAIKSKVPPAKWTYDNIAYMKKQMKAMGLAIDWTREMCACDPQYYKWNQWLFLKMLEKGVAYRKTQVVNWDPVDQTVLANEQVIDGRGWRSGALVEKREIPGYYLRITDYADELLGAVQNDLPGWPERVRLMQENWIGKSEGLRFAFPHQIAGQDGQLIQDGKLYVFTTRADTIMGVTFCAVAPEHPLATHAAASNPQLAAFIEQCKLGGTTEAEMATREKEGMPTGLFVTHPITGAQVEVWVGNYVLMTYGDGAVMGVPSHDERDFAFAKKYGLPIVQVVDVAGKEYSTDAWQEWYGDKQSGRTINSGKYDGLTYKEAVDAIAADLAEKGLGEKQTTWRLRDWGISRQRYWGTPIPIIHCADCGPVPVPEKDLPVVLPDDLIPDGSGNPLAKNEAFLSCACPKCGKPARRETDTMDTFVDSSWYFMRYTSPGNDNAMVDTRNDYWMPMDQYIGGIEHAVLHLLYARFWTKVMRDMGLLNFDEPFTKLLCQGMVLNHIYSRKTPQGGIEYFWPEDVDNVYDDRGAIVGAKLKSDGSAITYGGVGTMSKSKNNGVDPQSLIDTLGADTARLFVMFASPPEQTLEWSDSGVEGSNRFLRRLWSISYGHRDAVARGLAQGTDWAQAPAPVKDLRREVYGLLKQADYDYQRIQYNTVVSACMKMLNAIDDAKLPEGAATDAAYAETLGVLLRVLYPVVPHITWHLWRDLGYAHELGDLLDAPWPHVDEAALVADEIELMLQVNGKLRGSIRVAAKAPKEDIEKLAASQEEVARFLEGRPPKRVIVVPGKLVNVVG, from the coding sequence ATGCAGGAACGCTACCTCCCCACTACCGTCGAAGCGGCCGCCCAACAAGACTGGCAGGCCCGCGACGTCTATCTGGTCCAAGAACACGCCAAGAACGCCGACGGCTCCGAAAAGCCCAAGTTCTACGCCTGCTCCATGCTGCCCTATCCCAGCGGCAAGCTGCACATGGGCCACGTGCGCAACTACACCATCAACGACATGATGGCCCGCCAGCTGCGCATGCGCGGCTACAACGTCCTGATGCCCATGGGCTGGGACGCCTTCGGCATGCCGGCGGAAAACGCCGCCATCAAGTCCAAGGTGCCGCCCGCCAAGTGGACCTACGACAACATCGCCTACATGAAGAAGCAGATGAAGGCGATGGGTCTGGCGATCGACTGGACGCGCGAGATGTGCGCCTGCGATCCGCAGTACTACAAGTGGAACCAGTGGCTGTTCCTGAAGATGCTCGAAAAGGGCGTCGCCTACCGCAAGACCCAGGTCGTGAACTGGGACCCGGTCGACCAGACCGTGCTGGCCAACGAACAGGTCATCGACGGCCGCGGCTGGCGCTCGGGCGCGCTCGTTGAAAAGCGCGAGATCCCCGGCTACTACCTGCGCATCACCGATTACGCCGACGAACTGCTGGGCGCCGTCCAGAACGACCTGCCCGGCTGGCCTGAACGCGTGCGCCTGATGCAGGAGAACTGGATCGGCAAATCCGAGGGCTTGCGCTTTGCCTTCCCGCACCAGATCGCCGGCCAGGACGGCCAGCTCATCCAGGACGGCAAGCTGTACGTCTTCACGACCCGCGCCGACACGATCATGGGCGTGACCTTCTGCGCCGTGGCGCCGGAACACCCCCTGGCCACGCACGCCGCCGCCAGCAATCCCCAGCTCGCCGCGTTCATCGAACAATGCAAGCTGGGTGGCACCACCGAGGCCGAAATGGCCACGCGCGAAAAAGAAGGCATGCCCACGGGCCTGTTCGTCACGCACCCCATCACGGGCGCGCAGGTCGAGGTCTGGGTCGGCAACTACGTGCTCATGACCTATGGCGACGGCGCCGTCATGGGCGTGCCGTCGCACGACGAGCGCGACTTCGCCTTCGCCAAGAAATACGGCCTGCCCATCGTGCAGGTCGTGGACGTGGCCGGCAAGGAATACTCCACCGACGCCTGGCAGGAATGGTACGGCGACAAGCAGTCGGGCCGCACCATCAACTCCGGCAAGTACGACGGCCTGACCTACAAGGAAGCCGTGGACGCCATCGCGGCCGACCTGGCCGAAAAGGGCCTGGGCGAAAAGCAGACCACCTGGCGCCTGCGCGACTGGGGCATCTCGCGCCAGCGCTACTGGGGCACCCCGATCCCCATCATCCACTGCGCGGACTGCGGTCCCGTGCCGGTGCCGGAGAAGGACCTGCCCGTGGTCCTGCCCGACGACCTCATTCCCGACGGCAGCGGCAACCCGCTGGCCAAGAACGAAGCCTTCCTGTCCTGCGCCTGCCCCAAGTGCGGCAAGCCCGCGCGCCGCGAAACGGACACGATGGACACGTTCGTGGACTCGTCCTGGTACTTCATGCGCTACACCTCGCCCGGCAACGACAACGCCATGGTGGACACGCGCAATGACTACTGGATGCCGATGGACCAGTACATCGGCGGCATCGAGCACGCCGTGCTGCACCTGCTGTATGCGCGCTTCTGGACCAAGGTCATGCGCGACATGGGCCTGCTCAACTTCGACGAGCCCTTCACCAAGCTGCTGTGCCAGGGCATGGTGCTCAACCACATCTACTCGCGCAAGACGCCCCAGGGCGGCATCGAATACTTCTGGCCCGAAGACGTCGACAACGTCTACGACGACCGCGGCGCCATCGTCGGGGCCAAGCTCAAGTCCGACGGCTCGGCCATCACCTATGGCGGCGTGGGCACGATGTCCAAGTCCAAGAACAACGGCGTCGACCCGCAATCGCTGATCGACACGCTGGGCGCCGACACGGCGCGCCTGTTCGTCATGTTCGCCAGCCCGCCCGAACAGACCCTCGAATGGTCCGACTCCGGCGTCGAAGGCTCCAACCGCTTCCTGCGCCGTCTCTGGTCCATCAGCTACGGCCACCGCGACGCCGTGGCGCGCGGCCTGGCCCAGGGAACCGACTGGGCGCAGGCCCCCGCCCCCGTCAAGGATCTGCGCCGCGAGGTCTACGGGCTGCTCAAGCAGGCCGACTACGACTACCAGCGCATCCAGTACAACACCGTCGTGTCGGCCTGCATGAAGATGCTGAACGCCATCGACGACGCCAAACTGCCCGAGGGCGCCGCCACCGACGCGGCCTACGCCGAGACCCTCGGCGTCCTGCTGCGCGTGCTGTATCCGGTCGTGCCGCACATCACCTGGCACCTGTGGCGCGACCTGGGCTACGCCCACGAGCTGGGCGACCTGCTCGACGCGCCCTGGCCCCACGTGGACGAAGCCGCCCTGGTCGCCGACGAGATCGAACTCATGCTCCAGGTCAACGGCAAGCTGCGCGGCTCGATCCGCGTGGCGGCCAAGGCCCCCAAGGAAGACATCGAAAAGCTGGCCGCCAGCCAGGAAGAGGTCGCCCGATTCCTGGAAGGCCGTCCGCCCAAGCGCGTCATCGTGGTGCCGGGCAAACTGGTCAACGTCGTAGGCTGA
- a CDS encoding amidase family protein — protein sequence MTDLWRLSAVELAALVRKREVSAVQAAQSALRRLDAVNPAINAVVDHRPEDVLAQAAGVDAALARGEDPGMLAGVPVTVKVNVDQAGFATTNGVGLQKDLIAKSNSPVVDNLRRAGAVILGRTNTPAFSLRWFTSNALHGDTRNPRNPALTPGGSSGGAASAVAAGIGHLAHGTDIAGSIRYPAYACGVHGLRPTLGRVAAYNASLPERSIGGQITAVSGPLGRTIADVRLGLAALAAADPRDPWWVPAPLAGADVPRRAALCLNPDGLETEPAIVKALQEAARRLSDAGWTVDTLDATPPMQEAADLQIRMWMADGYDAMVAAAEKEGDPGARVALAGQRDRAANADLASFSAVLTRRATLTRMWEVFFAEYPVLLLPVSAELPFPDQLDLQGDAAYARVWRAQMTQIGLPFMGLPGLSVAMGSAMSSAGPSPVGVQVVAGRFREDLCLAVGEIIEAGGEPVSIAEPASR from the coding sequence GTGACCGATCTTTGGCGTTTGTCCGCAGTTGAGCTTGCCGCCCTTGTGCGCAAGCGTGAAGTCTCCGCCGTCCAGGCCGCGCAAAGCGCGCTGCGGCGGCTCGATGCCGTCAATCCCGCCATCAATGCGGTGGTGGATCATCGTCCGGAAGACGTGCTGGCCCAGGCGGCCGGGGTGGATGCCGCCCTGGCGCGTGGGGAAGATCCCGGCATGTTGGCGGGCGTGCCCGTCACGGTGAAGGTCAACGTGGATCAGGCCGGCTTTGCCACGACCAACGGCGTGGGCCTGCAGAAAGACCTGATCGCCAAAAGCAACAGTCCGGTGGTCGACAATTTGCGGCGCGCAGGCGCGGTGATTCTGGGACGCACGAACACGCCCGCGTTTTCGCTGCGTTGGTTCACCAGCAATGCCTTGCATGGCGACACCCGCAATCCCCGCAATCCGGCGCTGACCCCGGGCGGCTCCTCCGGCGGCGCCGCGTCGGCGGTGGCCGCGGGCATCGGGCATCTGGCGCACGGCACCGATATTGCCGGCTCGATCCGCTACCCCGCCTACGCGTGCGGCGTGCATGGGCTGCGTCCTACGCTGGGACGGGTGGCGGCGTACAACGCCTCGCTGCCCGAGCGTTCGATCGGCGGACAGATCACGGCGGTGTCGGGGCCTCTGGGGCGCACCATTGCCGACGTGCGGCTGGGGCTGGCTGCCCTGGCGGCTGCCGACCCGCGCGATCCCTGGTGGGTGCCGGCTCCGCTGGCGGGCGCGGATGTGCCCCGGCGGGCGGCGCTGTGCCTGAATCCGGACGGCCTGGAGACCGAGCCCGCCATCGTGAAGGCGCTGCAGGAAGCGGCGCGGCGGCTGAGCGATGCGGGCTGGACGGTCGATACGCTGGACGCGACCCCACCGATGCAGGAGGCGGCCGATCTGCAGATTCGGATGTGGATGGCCGACGGCTACGACGCGATGGTCGCCGCCGCCGAAAAAGAAGGCGATCCCGGTGCGCGGGTGGCGCTGGCCGGCCAGCGTGACAGGGCGGCGAACGCTGACCTGGCGAGCTTTTCGGCGGTGCTGACGCGCCGGGCGACGCTGACGCGCATGTGGGAGGTGTTCTTCGCCGAATACCCGGTGCTGCTGCTGCCGGTGTCGGCCGAATTGCCTTTCCCGGACCAGCTCGACCTGCAGGGGGATGCGGCCTATGCGCGCGTCTGGCGCGCGCAGATGACCCAGATCGGCTTGCCGTTCATGGGACTGCCCGGCCTGTCCGTGGCCATGGGCAGCGCTATGAGCAGCGCGGGTCCCAGCCCGGTGGGCGTGCAGGTGGTGGCGGGTCGGTTCCGCGAGGATCTGTGCCTGGCGGTGGGAGAAATCATCGAGGCGGGCGGCGAGCCGGTCAGCATCGCCGAGCCCGCGTCCCGCTAA